Proteins from a genomic interval of Psychrobacter fulvigenes:
- the lipA gene encoding lipoyl synthase — translation MTTAVQTHVPAARAKPKKAVQGEKLRGYDKVARIPIKVIPTVEAKKKPDWIRVKMSSPAEVARIKATLREQKLYTVCEEAACPNLPQCFADGTATFMIMGDICTRRCPFCDVAHGRPNNLDPDEPRHTAETIQGLGLKYAVITSVDRDDLKDGGAQHFVDVLNESRALSPNCLIEILVPDFRGRMDVALDLLCETPPDVFNHNIETVPRLYKAFRPGSDYQHSLDLLKLYKERRPDIATKCGFMVGLGETEEEIYALLDDLKAHDVDMITIGQYLQPSKNHAPVDRYVHPDEFQRYMDYGKKIGFFSIWAGPMVRSSYFADRQYYGEDCPAPIRSKKALEAEGKLGC, via the coding sequence ATGACAACTGCCGTCCAAACCCATGTCCCTGCTGCCAGAGCAAAGCCCAAAAAAGCCGTTCAAGGCGAAAAGCTACGTGGCTACGACAAAGTAGCACGTATCCCTATTAAGGTTATTCCGACTGTCGAAGCGAAGAAAAAGCCAGACTGGATTCGGGTAAAGATGTCTTCACCTGCTGAGGTGGCGCGTATCAAAGCCACCTTGCGCGAGCAAAAGCTCTATACCGTCTGTGAAGAAGCCGCCTGTCCAAACTTGCCGCAGTGCTTTGCTGATGGTACGGCCACCTTTATGATTATGGGTGATATCTGTACCCGTCGTTGTCCGTTCTGCGATGTGGCACATGGTCGTCCGAATAATCTTGATCCTGATGAGCCGCGTCATACTGCTGAGACGATCCAAGGTCTGGGGCTCAAATATGCCGTTATTACCTCTGTCGATCGTGATGATCTCAAAGATGGCGGCGCGCAGCATTTCGTTGATGTCCTCAATGAATCAAGAGCGCTTAGCCCAAACTGCTTGATTGAGATACTCGTACCAGACTTTCGTGGGCGTATGGACGTCGCGCTAGACTTATTGTGTGAGACGCCGCCAGATGTCTTTAATCACAACATCGAAACAGTGCCACGTCTGTATAAAGCCTTCCGTCCAGGTTCTGACTATCAGCACTCGCTAGATTTGCTCAAGCTTTATAAAGAGCGTCGCCCTGATATTGCGACCAAGTGCGGGTTTATGGTTGGTCTTGGCGAGACCGAAGAAGAGATTTATGCGCTGCTTGATGACCTAAAGGCGCATGACGTAGACATGATTACTATTGGTCAGTATCTACAACCTAGTAAGAACCATGCCCCAGTTGACCGCTACGTGCATCCAGACGAGTTTCAGCGTTATATGGATTATGGCAAAAAGATTGGCTTCTTTAGTATTTGGGCAGGCCCGATGGTACGCTCAAGCTATTTTGCTGACCGTCAGTACTATGGCGAAGATTGCCCAGCGCCCATTCGTAGCAAAAAAGCATTAGAAGCTGAAGGCAAACTTGGTTGTTAA
- a CDS encoding carboxymuconolactone decarboxylase family protein: MDKPSNYENGLKVRTEVMGKAHVKRSLDSATPFTQPLQDWIIEHAWGSTWQDDSVLPRKYRSLITIAFLIAQKSPNELKGHIRGAINNGASVAEIREVLMHSLPYCGAPATQEAFRAAIEILNELDIDID; this comes from the coding sequence ATGGACAAGCCCTCTAATTATGAAAATGGACTAAAAGTGCGCACCGAAGTGATGGGCAAGGCACATGTAAAACGCTCTCTTGACTCTGCAACACCGTTTACCCAGCCTCTACAAGACTGGATCATTGAGCATGCTTGGGGCAGTACTTGGCAAGATGATTCAGTCCTGCCGCGTAAGTATCGCTCTCTAATCACCATCGCTTTTTTAATCGCTCAAAAAAGCCCAAATGAGCTAAAAGGACATATCCGCGGCGCGATCAATAACGGTGCAAGTGTCGCTGAGATTCGAGAAGTATTAATGCACAGTCTACCTTACTGCGGTGCGCCTGCTACCCAAGAGGCGTTTCGTGCCGCCATAGAAATACTGAATGAGCTAGACATAGATATCGATTAA
- the acnB gene encoding bifunctional aconitate hydratase 2/2-methylisocitrate dehydratase, whose protein sequence is MLEAYRKHVAERAELGTVPLPLNEKQVAELVELLKNPPAGENEFLMNLLENRIPAGVDQAAYVKAAFLAAILKGEASSPLISKKKAVEILGTMQGGYNVQPLVSALDDADVAQDAAEALKKTLLVFDAFNDVTEKAEAGNDIAKEVVQSWADAEWFLNRPEVPQKSTYTTFKVTGETNTDDLSPAQDAWSRPDIPLHSLAMHKNSRDGITADEEGVVGPMKQIEALKEKGHPLAYVGDVVGTGSSRKSATNSVLWLMGEDIPNVPNKRGGGLVLGNNIAPIFFNTMEDSGALPIEKVAVDKLNMGDVFDIYPYEGKITKHDSDEVLSTFKLNSPTLLDEVRAGGRIPLIVGRGLTNRAREYMGLGHSDVFAKPEEPADTGKGFTLAQKMVGKACGLEGVRPGMYCEPKMTTVGSQDTTGPMTRDELKDLACLGFQADLVMQSFCHTAAYPKPVDVETQHTLPDFIMNRGGVSLRPGDGIIHSWLNRMLLPDTVGTGGDSHTRFPMGISFPAGSGLVAFAAATGVMPLDMPESVRVRFVGERQPGITLRDLVHAIPYQAIKEGLLTVDKKGKINEFNGRILEIEGLEDLTAEQAFELSDASAERSAAGCTITLSEESVTEYLNSNITLLKWMISEGYGDARTISRRIEQMQEWLANPSLMRADEDAEYAIDMIIDMSEIKEPILCCPNDPDDAKTLGDVAGDTIDEVFIGSCMTNIGHFRAAGKLLQDVPAGSLKTRLWIAPPTKMDARQLMEEGYYNIYAQAGARTEMPGCSLCMGNQARIAPNSTAVSTSTRNFPNRLGQGADVYLASAELAAVAAVLGKLPTNEEYQQYAGMLNSMGEEVYQYMNFDRMEEYTEEADKINVAQLT, encoded by the coding sequence GTGTTAGAAGCTTATCGTAAACATGTCGCAGAACGTGCTGAGCTAGGAACTGTACCCCTTCCACTGAATGAGAAGCAGGTAGCAGAATTGGTTGAGCTACTCAAAAACCCACCAGCGGGCGAAAATGAGTTCTTAATGAATTTGTTAGAAAACCGTATCCCAGCCGGTGTTGACCAAGCTGCTTATGTTAAAGCTGCATTTTTAGCCGCTATCCTCAAGGGTGAAGCTTCATCACCACTTATTAGCAAGAAAAAAGCTGTTGAAATCTTAGGTACTATGCAAGGTGGCTACAACGTTCAGCCATTAGTCTCTGCATTAGATGATGCCGATGTTGCACAAGACGCAGCCGAAGCGTTAAAAAAGACCTTGTTGGTATTTGACGCATTCAATGACGTCACTGAAAAAGCCGAAGCTGGTAATGACATCGCAAAAGAAGTCGTTCAGTCTTGGGCCGATGCTGAATGGTTCCTAAACCGTCCAGAAGTACCACAGAAATCGACTTACACGACGTTTAAAGTGACTGGCGAAACCAACACGGATGACTTGTCACCTGCGCAAGATGCGTGGAGCCGTCCTGACATCCCATTGCATTCATTAGCCATGCACAAAAACTCTCGCGACGGCATCACTGCTGACGAAGAGGGCGTTGTTGGTCCAATGAAGCAGATCGAAGCGCTAAAAGAAAAAGGCCATCCACTTGCCTATGTTGGTGACGTTGTTGGTACGGGTTCTAGCCGTAAGTCTGCGACCAACTCAGTACTGTGGCTCATGGGTGAAGACATTCCTAACGTGCCAAATAAGCGCGGCGGCGGTTTAGTATTGGGTAACAACATCGCTCCTATCTTCTTTAACACTATGGAAGATTCTGGTGCATTGCCAATCGAAAAAGTAGCGGTTGATAAGCTAAACATGGGTGATGTATTTGACATCTATCCGTACGAAGGCAAAATCACAAAGCATGACTCTGATGAAGTGTTGTCAACGTTCAAGCTAAACTCACCAACACTGCTTGATGAAGTTCGTGCTGGTGGCCGTATTCCATTAATCGTTGGTCGTGGCCTGACTAACCGTGCTCGTGAGTACATGGGTCTTGGTCATTCAGACGTATTTGCTAAGCCAGAAGAGCCAGCTGATACTGGCAAAGGCTTCACGCTTGCACAGAAAATGGTTGGTAAAGCTTGTGGCCTAGAAGGCGTACGTCCGGGTATGTACTGTGAACCAAAAATGACTACGGTCGGGTCGCAAGATACCACAGGTCCGATGACCCGTGATGAGTTAAAAGATTTGGCATGTTTGGGCTTCCAAGCAGATCTAGTGATGCAGTCATTCTGTCATACGGCGGCTTATCCAAAGCCAGTTGACGTTGAGACTCAGCACACCCTACCTGACTTCATCATGAACCGTGGCGGCGTCAGCTTACGTCCGGGCGATGGCATCATTCACTCGTGGTTGAACCGTATGCTACTTCCAGATACCGTTGGTACTGGTGGTGACTCGCATACTCGTTTCCCAATGGGTATCTCGTTCCCAGCTGGTTCTGGTCTGGTTGCATTCGCAGCAGCGACTGGTGTTATGCCACTTGATATGCCTGAGTCTGTGCGTGTCCGCTTCGTTGGCGAGCGTCAGCCTGGTATCACGCTACGTGACTTAGTCCATGCGATTCCTTATCAAGCAATCAAAGAAGGTCTATTGACTGTTGATAAGAAAGGTAAAATCAACGAGTTCAACGGTCGTATTCTTGAAATTGAAGGCTTAGAAGACCTAACCGCTGAGCAAGCGTTTGAGCTATCTGATGCCTCAGCTGAGCGTAGTGCTGCTGGTTGTACTATCACGCTATCTGAAGAGTCAGTGACTGAGTATCTAAACTCAAACATCACTCTACTTAAGTGGATGATCTCAGAAGGCTATGGCGATGCGCGTACTATTAGCCGTCGTATCGAGCAAATGCAAGAGTGGCTCGCAAACCCAAGCCTCATGCGTGCTGACGAAGATGCAGAATACGCCATCGACATGATTATCGACATGTCTGAGATCAAAGAGCCTATCCTTTGCTGCCCGAACGATCCAGACGATGCAAAAACCTTAGGCGATGTGGCTGGTGATACCATTGATGAAGTATTCATCGGTTCATGTATGACCAACATCGGTCACTTCCGCGCTGCCGGTAAACTCTTGCAAGACGTACCAGCAGGTAGCCTCAAAACTCGTCTATGGATTGCGCCACCAACCAAAATGGATGCGCGTCAATTGATGGAAGAAGGTTACTACAACATTTACGCTCAAGCCGGCGCTCGTACTGAAATGCCTGGTTGTTCACTATGTATGGGTAACCAAGCACGTATCGCACCGAACTCTACTGCGGTATCGACCTCAACGCGTAACTTCCCGAACCGTCTAGGTCAAGGCGCTGACGTTTATCTAGCGTCTGCAGAACTTGCAGCAGTCGCAGCGGTACTTGGTAAACTGCCTACCAATGAAGAGTATCAGCAGTACGCTGGCATGCTCAACAGCATGGGCGAAGAAGTGTATCAGTACATGAACTTCGACCGTATGGAAGAGTACACTGAAGAAGCGGATAAAATTAACGTTGCTCAGTTGACTTAA
- a CDS encoding DUF805 domain-containing protein, with amino-acid sequence MLDKATPPPLPQNTVNNNHAAEANYGIIDWFKKGLRNYVNFSGRARRKEYWYFVLVQMGLFFVAMMLDSMIFDSETGLFYVVVALGLFLPGLAVTVRRLHDTSRSGWWFLISILPLIGSIILLVFLVSDTKRETNQWGPPAK; translated from the coding sequence ATGCTTGATAAAGCGACGCCGCCACCCTTACCACAGAATACTGTCAATAATAATCATGCTGCGGAAGCAAACTACGGGATTATTGATTGGTTTAAAAAAGGCTTGAGAAATTACGTTAACTTCTCTGGTCGTGCTAGACGTAAAGAATATTGGTATTTCGTATTGGTACAAATGGGTCTGTTTTTTGTAGCGATGATGTTAGATAGCATGATATTTGACTCAGAAACAGGGCTGTTTTATGTGGTTGTAGCACTTGGTTTATTTTTGCCAGGTTTGGCAGTGACTGTTCGCAGGTTGCACGATACCAGTCGTTCAGGATGGTGGTTTTTGATATCCATTTTACCTTTGATAGGCTCTATCATATTATTGGTATTTTTGGTGAGCGATACCAAGCGTGAAACCAATCAATGGGGTCCGCCAGCAAAATAA
- a CDS encoding PACE efflux transporter, with protein sequence MITLSPLKRRIVYVIIFEIIAIIASTFVLMLLSGGDAAESLPVAVMVSLAAVIWNFIYNTAFEAWERRKHVTKRTFWIRSIHALGFEGGLVLICLPLYMIWYDVSVIKAFTMEAALLLFFLVYTFIFTLIFDKIFTLPHQYKTASAT encoded by the coding sequence TTGATTACTTTATCCCCGCTCAAACGTCGCATCGTCTATGTGATTATCTTTGAAATTATCGCCATCATTGCATCTACCTTTGTCCTGATGCTGCTTAGTGGTGGTGATGCGGCAGAATCCTTACCAGTCGCTGTAATGGTTTCATTGGCAGCGGTCATCTGGAACTTTATTTATAACACCGCTTTTGAAGCTTGGGAGCGTCGCAAGCATGTGACCAAGCGCACATTTTGGATACGTAGTATTCATGCTTTGGGTTTTGAAGGCGGATTGGTTTTAATTTGCCTACCACTTTATATGATTTGGTACGATGTGAGTGTGATAAAAGCCTTTACGATGGAGGCGGCATTACTGCTCTTCTTCTTGGTTTATACTTTTATCTTTACCTTAATCTTTGACAAGATAT